A region of the Dyadobacter sp. CECT 9275 genome:
TGTATGCCCCTGTTAACAAAAACAATATCAATGCCAGCCCGAATAAAATTTATGACGCCATTCAGGTTCAGGTTCCGGTAATCATCAACCAGGAAGTGGCAGTATCCACATTTGTAAAGGAGCAAAAAATTGGGTATGTTTTACCATCCTACGAAATTTCAGATTGGCAAACGGTGATGTCGGACCTTGTAAGGTTAAGAAATTCGTTCTCGTTTCATCAGGATCTCATCAATAAGTTTACCTGGGAATCGGTAGAACCTGAGCTTATGAAGGCACATAAATTATGAAGATACTATTCTGTACCAATGTATACCAGGTAATAGAAAACGGCCCCGTTAAATTCGCCAGAATGTTACCTGATATTAACCACCTGTATCCTGAACATGAAATCAGAATTCTGACTGAGGACATTAACCACCCATCGGAAGAGGTTTACAAGGTGACCATGAAGTCCGGCTGGCAAAAAAGCATTCTCAGTCAGTTCATACGGATGGGACGCTACCATCGCCAGGCGATGAAAATTAGAAAAGAATTTCCTTTCGATGTGCTGGTGTACAACAATGCATTCGTTGGTCTATTCAGCGCCATATTTTTTACCAGGACAGTCGTAATGATTAATGATGATAACAATCTCAATTTCTCAGAACTGCCCATCCTTTCCAGAAACTGGATTAAAAGACTGATTTTCAGAAATCTGGAAAAATTGACCGCTTCTTTCGCCAGAACAGTTATTGCAAATTCGGATTATCTGAGGACTAGAATCATCGCGGAATACCGGATCAATGCCGAAAAAGTAAGCCGATTGTACAAAGGCGTTAAGGAACAGCCTGTTGTGCCTGACAGGCCATTTGCCCCTGAGAATATGGTGAGAATACTGTTTGTAAAAAATGATTTTCAAAGAGGAGGACTGTACACTTTAACCGAAGCACTTGCCCTGACCGGACTTATTTTCCAGGTAACCGTAGCCGGTAATAATGCAGCGGATCACGTCCAAATCGGAAACTTGCTGAATCATCCCAACATTGTGAAGTCTGCTATCTTGGGGAAGCAAACACAGGAACAGATTTTCGGGTTGATGACCCAATCGGATATTTTTTGCGTTCCTTCCTACAAAGAAGCATTCGGAGTTGCTAACCTGGAAGCGCTATCTCTGGGCCTGTCGGTGGTTACCACCCGTGTTGGCGGCGTGCCAGAAGCACTCAACAATGAAAATTGTGCCTGGCTGGTACCTCCCGGAAATGCTCAGGAACTGGCTGCTGCACTGGTGGATTGTATCAAAAATGACGTACTGAGAGAGGTGAAAATTAAAAACGGGCTGCAGCATGTCAAGAGCTTTTCCGAAAAAAAATTGCTCCGGAATTTCATCTCTATCTTGTCTGAAACTGCGCCATGACGGAATCTATTAGCAAAGAGACCATATTCAGGCTCCTTTTCCTGAATATTGCCCTGGTCATAGTAGGCTATGCACTGGGAGTACTAACCGGCAAAGCGAGCGTAGGCGTCATGCGGATTTTCAAGTACCTGGTCCTTCTGCTCTGCATTCTTCAGCTGTTTTCCCTTAAAAATATATTTTTAGATCTGATCACCAGGTATTCTCAGGGGGTTATATTACTCGCTGTAACTGTCCTTGCCTGTGCCGTCTTCACCCCAAATCCAGCCCTCTCAGCCGCTCTGGCTTTAACATTTTCGGTCCCCTTTTTATATATCGTTTTTGCAGTGAGCTACCTCCTGATAAAATACCCGGTGGCCTACGTCCTGAACTCGTTTCTTAGTATCATTAACTGGGTTTACATGCTTCCCATTGTGAGTTTTTTTATCACAGGTGGCAGCCTTACCGACACCAATATCTATTACGTATCAGGAGAAAATGAGGATTCGGCCTTTGTATCAAACCACTACGGGTGGTCCGGGACCATTTTTCTGATTACCGGGATAGATCTGCTCAGAAACACAAAACTTCCGTACTGGCGTAAAATCTTACTGATCATTTTCGGCGTGATCTCCCTGTACATTGTGCTTATTTCAGGCAACAGAACCTCCTGGCTCAGCCTCTTACTTGTCTCTATGGTATTTCTTTTCCGATACCAAAGCATTCCGCTTTTATACAAGTGCCTTCTTTTGACTATTCCTGTTATGCTTGTTTTATTCTTGCTGGCCGACTCCAAATCAGCCCTGAACAACCGGTTCAAAAAAACAGAAGGGCAAGCCAAAAAAGGAGAGGCCAGGGTAAGGGTGTCAGCCAAAATGATCAGTCATTTCAGCAAAAATCCTGCATTGTTTGTGACAGGTATAGGGATGTTCAACAAATCCGAAATAAAAAAGATAATTAACTGGTCGGGGTACCACAATTCCTATTTCGAGGTTCTTTTTGGAGCAGGACTACCGGTTTTTCTCTTTTTCGTTTACCTCCTGCTGGTAAGGCCCGCCTGGAACTACATCCGGTATTTCTCACAGCACTATCTCTTTCTGCCTCCTTTTTTAATTATCCCGTATTTTGAAAGTAATCTCACAGGAGGGCAATTTCTATTCTTTCCCTGGTTTATCCTGGTCATCATCATGAGTTATGCAAAAAAATTCACGGAGATGAAAGCAAGCGCTACCAATACCACTCTTAATGAGCCTGTTAGTGTATAAAAAAAACAAAGGCACAGAAAATTTTCCATGCCCTGTTTCACACTATACACACACTATATTTTGAATATCTGAAGTCTCGTCTGGTTCTCGCCTTAAAAGCGTACCTGCAAAATAAATCATTTATGTCTTTAGAAAAAAACTTTTGCACCCCATTTTGTGAATTAATTGATTTTCTGTTTCTTTCCCATCTGCCCTAGCCAAAGACTGTCCGCTTTTCTTTTTACTTTAATCCGATAACTTTTTCTCTATAAAACCGGGATTCCGTGCTATTTTAGCGGATATTAACTCTCACCAAACAAAAAATGGAAACACTATTTACCCTTGATGCCCTGATCAGCTTGTTAACATTGACACTCCTGGAAGTTGTTCTGGGAATTGACAACATCATTTTTATCACCATTGTAGC
Encoded here:
- a CDS encoding glycosyltransferase family 4 protein, coding for MKILFCTNVYQVIENGPVKFARMLPDINHLYPEHEIRILTEDINHPSEEVYKVTMKSGWQKSILSQFIRMGRYHRQAMKIRKEFPFDVLVYNNAFVGLFSAIFFTRTVVMINDDNNLNFSELPILSRNWIKRLIFRNLEKLTASFARTVIANSDYLRTRIIAEYRINAEKVSRLYKGVKEQPVVPDRPFAPENMVRILFVKNDFQRGGLYTLTEALALTGLIFQVTVAGNNAADHVQIGNLLNHPNIVKSAILGKQTQEQIFGLMTQSDIFCVPSYKEAFGVANLEALSLGLSVVTTRVGGVPEALNNENCAWLVPPGNAQELAAALVDCIKNDVLREVKIKNGLQHVKSFSEKKLLRNFISILSETAP
- a CDS encoding O-antigen ligase family protein; this translates as MTESISKETIFRLLFLNIALVIVGYALGVLTGKASVGVMRIFKYLVLLLCILQLFSLKNIFLDLITRYSQGVILLAVTVLACAVFTPNPALSAALALTFSVPFLYIVFAVSYLLIKYPVAYVLNSFLSIINWVYMLPIVSFFITGGSLTDTNIYYVSGENEDSAFVSNHYGWSGTIFLITGIDLLRNTKLPYWRKILLIIFGVISLYIVLISGNRTSWLSLLLVSMVFLFRYQSIPLLYKCLLLTIPVMLVLFLLADSKSALNNRFKKTEGQAKKGEARVRVSAKMISHFSKNPALFVTGIGMFNKSEIKKIINWSGYHNSYFEVLFGAGLPVFLFFVYLLLVRPAWNYIRYFSQHYLFLPPFLIIPYFESNLTGGQFLFFPWFILVIIMSYAKKFTEMKASATNTTLNEPVSV